The following is a genomic window from Enterobacteriaceae endosymbiont of Plateumaris consimilis.
AAATTGGTACTTTAACTGAAACATTATCTACTATTAAAACAGCAAAAAAAAATGGATATAAAGTAATAATATCCCATCGTTCTGGAGAAACTGAAGATACATTTATTGCAGATTTGTCTGTAGGTGTAAGTGCTGGACAAATTAAAACAGGTTCAATGAGCCGTTCAGAAAGAACATCTAAATATAATCAATTAATAAGAATAGAAGAACAATTAAATGGTTTTGCTCCTTTAAATATACACAATGTTATTAAATAAAAAATTTAAAATTTTAATTTTACAAATTATAAGTATCTTACTGATATATAGTATATAAAATATAATAATAAATAATTGTTATTATGAAAAAATATCAAGAAAAAAAAATAACAAAATGGTTAAATAAACAGAGTTCTTTTGCTAGTAAATTATTAAAATTATCTTTTTTATTAAATATTTTAAATATAAGTATAATAATTTTTCAAAATTGGATTTTAGCAATTCAGGTACAATATTTATTTTTTGAAATTAAAATAAATGAATTATTTTATTATTATATAATGTTAGTTTTGTGTTTTATATTTAAATCATTATTAAATATTATTATAAATAAAGTTAATTATAATTATAGTCAATTGATAAAAAACACTATTAGAAATAAAATTCTAGATAAATTTGAGCAAATTTATTTAGTTAATATAAAAAACAAAACTTTAGGTAGTATATTATCATTAATAATAGATCAAATAGAAAATATACAAGATTTTTATAATAAATACATACCTCAATTATTAGTATCTATTATATCACCTATAATAATATTAATTACAATATCATTTATTAGTTGGTTTGCAAGTGTATTATTAATAATAATTAGCATGTTTACTATATTTTTTATAATTTTAATTGGTAGTCAAACTGCTCAAAAAAATAAAAAAAATTTTAAAATATTATCTATATTAAATGGTTTATTTTTAGATAGATTATTAGGTATGGAAACAATACGTTTATTTAATATGAGTACAATAGAAATTAATAAAATAGCAATTTTTATTGAAAAATTTAGAAAAAAAAGTATGGAAATATTAAAAATAGCTTTTTTAACGTCTGCAGTTTTAGAATTTTTTTCCTCTATTGCATTAGCTTCCATTGCTATTTATTTTAGTTTTTCATATCTAAATGTAATTAAATTAGGTTTTTATGGAAAAAACATAACTATATTTAATGGTTTTTTTATATTGATTTTAACTTCTGAATATTT
Proteins encoded in this region:
- a CDS encoding ATP-binding cassette domain-containing protein gives rise to the protein MKKYQEKKITKWLNKQSSFASKLLKLSFLLNILNISIIIFQNWILAIQVQYLFFEIKINELFYYYIMLVLCFIFKSLLNIIINKVNYNYSQLIKNTIRNKILDKFEQIYLVNIKNKTLGSILSLIIDQIENIQDFYNKYIPQLLVSIISPIIILITISFISWFASVLLIIISMFTIFFIILIGSQTAQKNKKNFKILSILNGLFLDRLLGMETIRLFNMSTIEINKIAIFIEKFRKKSMEILKIAFLTSAVLEFFSSIALASIAIYFSFSYLNVIKLGFYGKNITIFNGFFILILTSEYFQYFINLGLLYHIKSKSIGAADLILQFLENNPTKFFIKTNNIPFNEKNIFIQAKKLIVKNIKGNILIGPISFKIFPGEHIGIIGPSGCGKTTLFNVFLGFLPYNGSLKINNIELKNINLYDWYKKISWVGQNASLPGKTIRKNLFFDKNIDTNKIQNIIKIIKIKSFLKNFPDGLDTIIGEQNIRLSVGQIQRIIVARALIKNHNLLLLDEPTANIDMNSERDIINSLYNYLHKKTMLIITHKLYQVKFCNQIWEMYDGKIIKKIVNDRIIK